In the genome of Anaerolineae bacterium, the window CCAGGAGGTCACCGGAAACAAGGGTGATCTGGTCCTGAATGTGACTTATGCGGGAAAAGTTTACGGTGCTGGTGCGTCTGACCATCCCGATAACTTCGTAGCCTTTTTCCAGGAGGAATTCAGCCAGATATGAGCCGTCCTGTCCGGTTATTCCGGTGATCAAAGCTTTCTTCTTCCCCAATTTTTACCTCCCTTCAAAGTTATCACAAAGGGCGCAGCGTCCTGCGTCCCCCTTGCTTAGAGGATCTTCAACGGTTTATCCTCCTCAACGGCTTCCACCCATGGCTCGTCCCAGAGCTTTAAAGCATCGGAAGCCTTACCTTTTACAGCGAAAGCTTTGAGGAGGGAAAATTCCCGCTTTATTTCAAACCCCATTTCCTTGAGGCGGGCGGAGCATATGGAAGGTTCGCCCTTGAAATGCACTATAAGGCTGATTTCTTCTGCCCCAAGGCATTCCAATTTTTCCTTCAGCTGGTTTTCCATAGCCTGTCCCCTTCCCTTTAGTGAACCCAATTATATCACTCTAACTAAGGCTCTGCAAGCCTGCGCGCTCTTTACTTGACTTTACCCGCATCTTTGAAGAGGTCATAGGGAAGCTGGACAAAGGGCCGGCTTCCTGGCTCTTTTCCTAATCCAACCTACCAGGTCAGGAAATTTCCTAAGCCATCTTGCAAAGACACTGTGAGAGGGCCGGCAGAGGTGTTGAGTCACCTTGAGTTACTATCCGGTATGAATACACTTTCGTGAGAGAACCAGTCTTGACCGCAAAAGGGGCATCTTGTGCCCCAGTTAGCAGAAAGTGGAGATCCTCCGTACTCTATGTGGCTCTCCCTGTAACCGCACTCTTTGCAGTAAAGTGTATATTCGTCGTAATACTCAACACCACCTACGTCCCGGTACGAGCATATAGCATTGCGATTCCCACATTTTGGACATTGCACCCTTGGCATATCCTTAGCCTCCTAATCTAGGTCTGCCCCACAGTCGGGTTCAGCCGCATTTAGCTTCTGGAGGGTATGTCTACCGGCTGGACGGGCTTCGAGCTCTCCCGGCTGTAGCTATCGGGTGGTGTGTCGAGGGCCGGGAGCAGCAGCCCAGGCGGTGCTCCGTCCCATTACTACATAGAAGTGGGCAGTAGTGCTACGAGAAAGGCTAAAGTTAACAGAATCCTGGCCCGTTTGGGCCTCAGAAGTTCCCGCTTGCATCTTTTTGCAACTTCAAGAGATAGGTTTTCCTTTCTCGTCCCACCTCCGAATGCGGTAGTATTCCTCCAGCATGGATTCAAGCTCAGGCAATACTCCGGCTGCACCACCGGAGGGCCTTGGTTCCTTCAGCAGGCGATCGGGAAGGGTATCATCGGCCCGAGTTATCCCCATTTCCACATTCAAAGCCCTTTTAAGGTTGAAAAGGCGTTCTCCTGTGGCCATCAGTTCTTCTCCCGTAATTTCCCACCCCAGGGCAAGGTTGAGCCACCGGGCCAGAAGGCTGGGTGGGAGGTTTGCCCTTCCTGCAAACTTGCACAAACCCAAAGCATTGTAAAGGGTCATGTAGTTCTGAAAATCCACCACCATCCTGGCCTTGCCCCGGGAGGAATGGGGGTGATAATCTTCAGGGATGTAAAGTTCGTCAATTCTTACCCCATAGCCCACCCAATAAGTGAGGGATTCCAGGTGGCAGGCTCCACGATTAGCGGTGGCATAGTTAAGGGCCATGCCGGTGAAAGCCCTGGGGTCATGGTAGGGCACCTCCATGCCTTTGACGTGGACGGCGAACTCTTGGGCTTGGGGGCCTAAGGCCTCAGCAGCACGCCTGACGCCCATAGCCAGTAGTTCGCCCAATCCCCTGCGGTAGGCTATATCCTCCACAAGGCTCAGAACCCCTTCCGGATCGCCCCAGCGGAGGGAGTATCCTCCTGTGTCCTTTTCGCTCAGAAGCCCCCTTTCAAAGGCTTCAATGGCGAAAGCTATAGCTGAGGAAACGGAAATAGTATCAAGGCCCAGGCGGTTACAGAGGTCATTGGCTTCGGCTATGGCCTCAAGGTTGTCTATGAGGCACATTCCTCCGAATCCGGCCACGGTTTCGTATTCCGGCCCTGATACTATCACTTCTTGATGGCCTCTTTTCAGCTTTACATCCTTGCCACAGGCGATGGGACAGGCGAAACACCGGTAATCCCTGACGAAGATAGTCTCTCGGATGCGCTGGCCGGAAATTTTCTCGGCTCCTTCTGGCCAGCTTCCTTCCCGCCAGTTCTTGAGGGGAAAATCACCATAGGCTTCCGCCCTCAGCACTCCTCCTGCCGTCCCCCAGAGGCTGAGAGCGACGGTGTTCTCTTTTATCCTTGCATTGGCTTGCCGGACTTCTTCCTTGAGGCCTGGCTCATCGTAATAGCGGAGACGGGTAGTCCCGAAGGCAGCTACGGCCTTGAGGTTCTTGGAGCCCATAACAGCTCCCATGCCTCCTCTTCCAGCGGCCCTCCCGTCAAGACCTCCTATCATTACAGAAGCAGTGAAGACCTGGTTTTCGCCTGCAGGGCCAATGGCAGCTATTTGAGCTTTGGGGTGAGTTTCGGCCCTTATGGCTTCCGCCGTTCGGTAAACATCAAGCCCCCATAGATGGGAGGCGTCTCGCAGTTCGGCTTTACCTTCGGTGACCCAGAGGTAAAGGGGGGTTTCAGCTTTTCCGGTAAAGATCAACCCATCGTATCCGGCAAACCTCAGCATCGCTCCAAAGTATCCCCCCACAGTAGCCTCGCACCAGATTTCCGTCAAGGGCGAACGGGCGCAGAAGCTTGTTTTGCATGCGGTCGGGATAAAAGAGCCAGTAAGCAGCCCGGCCAGGATGTAGAGGGGGCTCTGGGGAGAAAGGGGAGGTTTTCGGTAGGCCTCATCTCGGCGGAAAAGCTCAGCCCCAAGCCCGCTCCCCATGAAGAATTTCCTCACATCTTCCTCTTCCACAGGAATTTCCTGAATGGAGCCGGTCTCAAGGTCAACGTAGAGCAATCGGCCATGGTAAATGTATGGCATACAGCACCTCCTCAAAGAAGCATTGCTCTGGCAAAAAGTTCGGCAAAATCAGGCACGGCGGCAAGTTCTATATATTCAACCCGCCGGGCCAGCTTTTCCGCATCCGTTCGCATGCTGGTGGAGATAAGCATAGCCCTGGCTCCCGCTCCAGCGGCGTTCCCTATCTGACGAAAGCGTTCCGCCGGTATCCTGGGGAGCATACCGATTTCCACGGCGCTCTCGGTTCTGAGGTAAGTCCCAAAGGCTCCAGCTAGAATCACTTCTTTAAGGTCCTCCGGAGAAAGGTTCGCTCCCCTCAGGAGCACTTCAATGCCTGCGCGGATAGCCCCCTTGGCCAGTTGAATTTCCCTCACATCTTTCTGAGTGAAAAGGATCGTAGGATGTTCCGGGCTTCCTTCGCTGATTACGAAAGAAAGTTGACCGTTCGTTCTCCGGACCCTGGGATGTGGCCCCATCCGTCCGGTGGGGTCAATCACCCCGGCCTTTCGGAGTTGGGCTACCACGTCCAGTATGCCCGAACCACAGAGGCCGAGGGGCGGCAAGCCTTCTATGGTCTGGAACTTTACTTCGTCATCTTCAAGGGTTAGGCTTTCAATGGCTCCTGGGGAAGCTCGCATTCCGCAGGTGATGTGTGCCCCTTCGAAGGCGGGGCCGGAGGCACAGGAAAGGCTCATGAGCCTGCCTCTAAAAGCCAGGCATATTTCGGTGTTGGTGCCTATATCCAGAAGAAGAGCAGGCCCTTCCGACCGGCCGAAGCCGGCTGCCAGAAGAGCAGCCACATGGTCGCTCCCAACGAATCCAGCAATAAGGGGGGGAAGGTAGACCACCGCTCCTGGAGCCAGCTCGAGCCCAATCTCCCGCGCTTTTACCTCCAGAGCCCCCTGCACGGCGGGAACGTATGGAGCATATCCGAGCTGGTGTACCGGTAATCCCAGGAGTAGGTGGTGCATAGCCGTGTTTCCCACTATTACGGCCTCAACCACCCAGGAAGGATGAGCTTTAAGGTCGGCGCACATTTCTGCAACAGCTTTGTTGAGAGCCTCCACCACAGCTTTCTGGAGCTCAGACGCCCCTCCTGGCTTCTGGGAGGCGTAAGTTATCCGGGAGATAATGTCCTCGCCGTAAGAAATCTGGGGGTTCACAAGGCCACGGAAAGCCAGCGTTTTGCCACTTTCAAGGTTTACCAGATAGGTAGCGATTTTGGTAGTCCCCAGGTCTACAGCCAGCCCAAGGGGAAAAGCCTCCGAGGGAAGGAAGGCCACGACTTCGCTCTGGCGGACTGCGGCTTTTCCTCGCCAGTTCTCAGCCCGGAGCTTTTCCGGTAACTCCCGAAGGAGGGAGAAATCCAGGGAAGCTTCTATCCCGTAAAGGCTTTTGAGGGCATGGATTAACCGTTCAGCATCAGGGCGAAGGTCCTGCAGAGATGGCGGAGTTAAGGAAAGGGGATAGGTGCGCAAGCCTGGCTCGGGTTCTACTGGAATTTCCTGTCCCTCGATCTGAAGTCGCTGGGGAACCGAAAGAGACTCCGGAGGGATGAAGATGCGACTGTGGGATAGGGGTTTGGCCTGGCAGGCCAACCGGTATCCCTGGGCGATCTGCTCTGGAGAGAGAAATCGGTAATCGGCGGGGGTGAGGGGGGAAAATTTCCCTTCGGTAATTTGGATGACGCAGCGGCCGCATTTACCCTGTCCACCGCATGGGGCCAGGAGAGCAATCCCCAGGGCACGGGCGATCTCTAAAAGTGTAACCGGTTCGGTCAACTCTCCCGCGCGCCCGAGGGGTTCAAATTCCACCTTTACGGTCAACCTTCCCTCCGACGCAGGTATTTAATTAACAACTCCAGAGCTGCTTCAGTGGAAAGCCTTTTGTTCTGAATCCGATGGCCTTCCCACTTAAGCTGAAGGCATTCCTCGTAATCTGGGGCCGAAAGGGCTACATATACAAGCCCCACGGGCTTTGTGGGAGTTCCCCCCCCCGGGCCTGCTATACCGGTTATCCCGATACCGATATCGGTTTTAAGGAGTTCCCGCACCCCCCTGGCCATCTGGATAGCTGTCTCCTCGCTTACAGCCCCCTTCGTGTTGAGGGTTTCCTCGCTCACCTGAAGGAGAGCGCTCTTTACCTGGTTTGAATAAGCTACAACTCCGCCTATAAAATACCTGGAACTTCCCGGAACGTTGGTTATGCGGTGAGCCAGGAGACCGCCCGTACAGGACTCAGCCACGGCCAGGGTTAAACCAAGCTTTCTCAAAAGTTCGCCTGCTTCTTTTTCCAGCATTTTGCCCCCTTACTGGGCTATGTAAGTTTTATAAATCACCGTCCTTTCATTGCGGAAAACCACCTCAAGCCAGCCTTCCTGAGCCAGCGCATCAAATTTTGCCAGGGACTCGGAGGAGTAAAGGATCCTCTCCAACTGTCCAATGTAAATATAACCAATCCGGAGCTTCCTCACAAGTTTGAGGGTTAAACCTAAGTCGGTGGAGGCAAATAACTGCCAGGCTTCTTCTGCCCTTTTCCCCACCTGGTCGCCGTAGCGCTGCTCGCTCTGGTGCATCCCCAGCAGGGTAGGCAAGCCAGTGAAGCTTGCGACTCTCACCCCGAACTCCCGGTAGTATCCCACGGGGGCTTCGGCCAGGACTGGTGTGCCCCTAACGTGCTCCAAAAGCCAGCGGATGGCTTCGTAATCGTAGCGCAAATCAATAGGGTGTTTATCATCTGGCCAGAAGAAAGAACCATAGCGCATGAATTCCATACCGTCCAGGGTTCCAAGGGGAGGCGAGGCATTGGGGAACCGATCGCGAACCCTTGCTGCCGTTCCGGGCAAGAGGAAAACAAAGGATAAAACCAGCAGTAGAAGGGTTAATGCTTTAGCGGCTTCCCATCCCTTCTGCCTCCAGCTCAGGAAAGCCTGGAAGGGAAAGGCTAATCCCAATCCCAGAAGAACCCAGGCTTGGACGTAAAACTTAAAGACGGTGTTCATCCGGTAATACTCGCTCCCCTGGAGGAAATCTTTGAAGTAGAAAAACTCGCACCCTATCACCACTGCGAACCCCACCACCACCAGAAGGTAGGAGAAGCTTTCCTGGCGCGTTTTTTCCCGATTGAGTAGTGCCATGAGGAAGGGGATAAGAGCCAGGAGGATGGTCAGTGGGGCCCACAGGCGTTTAAAAGCCAGAACAAGGGCTGCTGCTCCCAGCATGACTACCAGTACCTTTCGTCTTGGGAACTTCCACGGGTAAAGCGAGCTGAAGCCGGCAAGGGTTGAAGCTACCAAGAAGAAACCCCAGAAAGTGACAAAAGGCACCCATCCGGTCGGATGGCGGACGATCCCTATGCCGGCGCTTACGGGTTTGTAGGAAAGGAAGAAGGGGGAAAAAAGGACAAGGGCCAGCACGGGCGAAATAAGGGGAAGAAATCCCGTCCCTCGCCATCTCATTTCCCGATAAAGGGTAAGCAGCAGGGCAGAGAAAGCAATAGCTACCAAAGTTGGGAAGTTCCAGGTATTGACCGCAGCCACCGTGCCTAAGGTGAGGATCTGTGCCAGAATAAGCTCTTTCCTGCGCCAGCCTTCAATCCCGGCTAGAAATGTTTCCATGACCAGAGCCAGGAAAAGGATATCCAGGGGCATAGCGACCACGTGGGGGTGGAGGTCGGCAAAGAGAAAGCTCCAGAAGGGAAATTCATTTATAGTGTAGGGGATAACCCGGCTCGGGGCCCAGTAATCAAAGGCTACGAAGGCTTGCTGAAGGTCTCCCTCGATCAGCTTCCTCAGAAGTTGGCCGAAGGGGGCCAGGTTTCCCATCAGAGTCACAAGGGAAGCGCTCAGGAGCCCGGAACTTACCCTCCCACCGAGCGTGCACCCGAGAGAGAAAGCTCCGGTAAAGGTAAGAGCAAAAAGGGTGGGAATCGCCAGATTGAAAGCCACTGTCGGGGCTATTCCTGTGAGTTTGACCAGCACTGAGACGATGTAAAGGCCGTAGTAATAATAGTTGATATAGCCCCCGGCGTAGTAAGGGTCGTAAGGTGGGAAGTAGGCGCTTTTGAGGATAGCGTTGAGGAAGGCCAGTTCCATGGGCTTCTCCCCGCCGTTCCACGGATGCCAAAGGTCGGGGTTCAGGAAGCGGAGGAAAACGAAAGAAAGATAGCTGGCAAGGAAGAGAAGCTCGTTCATGATAATGGCCCTGCGGTTTTCCCGATAAAATTCGGAAAATTCGGAGCGGTTTTTCCAGAAAACCCAGAAGTTTCCAGCAGCCATCAGGAGCAGGAGGGCTGCAATAGTGGTGGTGGTATTCTGGGTGAAGCGAAGGCTCGCTCCAAGCCAGTTAACGTAGGCCAGAAGCAGTAAGCCCAGGCCCTTGGCAAAGGCGAAGCCCCTAAGGTATATCCTGCGGAAAAGAAAGAAACTCAAAGGCCAGGCCGCCAATCCAACGACTTCTATAGCAAGCCACCAGGTTATCGCTCCCATAAAAGGATTGGAAGAGGCAAGACGGTTCCAGCGGTAATCATCCACCAGGGGGAGTTTATCCACCGGAGTGCTTAAAAGCAGGGAAGGCTTTCTCTTTTCCCCAGGAGGGCCTCCCAGGTGGCCCGGTATGGCTTCCTCCCAGAATCCCCCTAAAAGTTTATCCCATTCTTCATCCGTCAAATCCCGCACTTTCCTGAAGATTATGGGTTTGGGGTGGTCGTAAACGGTAAAGCTTTCATCGGCTTCATCGTCGGGAATGACCCAGGGGCCGAGGCGAGGATAGGAGGTGAATTCGGCCACTTTTTCAAAGCCAAGTTTCCCTG includes:
- a CDS encoding ASKHA domain-containing protein, with protein sequence MTVKVEFEPLGRAGELTEPVTLLEIARALGIALLAPCGGQGKCGRCVIQITEGKFSPLTPADYRFLSPEQIAQGYRLACQAKPLSHSRIFIPPESLSVPQRLQIEGQEIPVEPEPGLRTYPLSLTPPSLQDLRPDAERLIHALKSLYGIEASLDFSLLRELPEKLRAENWRGKAAVRQSEVVAFLPSEAFPLGLAVDLGTTKIATYLVNLESGKTLAFRGLVNPQISYGEDIISRITYASQKPGGASELQKAVVEALNKAVAEMCADLKAHPSWVVEAVIVGNTAMHHLLLGLPVHQLGYAPYVPAVQGALEVKAREIGLELAPGAVVYLPPLIAGFVGSDHVAALLAAGFGRSEGPALLLDIGTNTEICLAFRGRLMSLSCASGPAFEGAHITCGMRASPGAIESLTLEDDEVKFQTIEGLPPLGLCGSGILDVVAQLRKAGVIDPTGRMGPHPRVRRTNGQLSFVISEGSPEHPTILFTQKDVREIQLAKGAIRAGIEVLLRGANLSPEDLKEVILAGAFGTYLRTESAVEIGMLPRIPAERFRQIGNAAGAGARAMLISTSMRTDAEKLARRVEYIELAAVPDFAELFARAMLL
- a CDS encoding CinA family protein is translated as MLEKEAGELLRKLGLTLAVAESCTGGLLAHRITNVPGSSRYFIGGVVAYSNQVKSALLQVSEETLNTKGAVSEETAIQMARGVRELLKTDIGIGITGIAGPGGGTPTKPVGLVYVALSAPDYEECLQLKWEGHRIQNKRLSTEAALELLIKYLRRREG
- a CDS encoding DUF2298 domain-containing protein; the protein is MKALKILSTFWLILILAVSLALRLYNINWDEFQHAHPDERWITMVAVEISPPQGLSEAFNPRLSPLNPLYDPEAKAPRNFAYGHLPLYILTTLAWGLSALGKTFFPNSPLALLSSYDYINLLGRVLSALFDTGTVYLVYLTGKRLYGEKVGLWAASFVALTVSHIQLAHYYAFDPIVTFFVVLSVYFSIKLAQEGSWKETLLAGSAAGLAISSKFSATPVLVAVALACLMTSRKSLKLGLLILSALAAFLTFALTSPFALLDFKAYLFQIGEQGGMVQGKLDFPYTRQYRGTIPFVYHIEQQLRWGMGWALGLASFAGFAWAIARLMRKKTFPGESVALAWVLLYFLINGSFMVKFMRYMLPIIPFLCLFGASFLEHLSGKIRRLPLAIIVLVPTALWALAFVNGVYGQTHPWIKASRWIYRNIPPGSTIAVEHWDDELPKPLRGEPYPGYRHLVLPLYEEDTAEKFALIKETLRQADYIIIASNRLYRSIPRLPFRYPMTIRYYELLFSGKLGFEKVAEFTSYPRLGPWVIPDDEADESFTVYDHPKPIIFRKVRDLTDEEWDKLLGGFWEEAIPGHLGGPPGEKRKPSLLLSTPVDKLPLVDDYRWNRLASSNPFMGAITWWLAIEVVGLAAWPLSFFLFRRIYLRGFAFAKGLGLLLLAYVNWLGASLRFTQNTTTTIAALLLLMAAGNFWVFWKNRSEFSEFYRENRRAIIMNELLFLASYLSFVFLRFLNPDLWHPWNGGEKPMELAFLNAILKSAYFPPYDPYYAGGYINYYYYGLYIVSVLVKLTGIAPTVAFNLAIPTLFALTFTGAFSLGCTLGGRVSSGLLSASLVTLMGNLAPFGQLLRKLIEGDLQQAFVAFDYWAPSRVIPYTINEFPFWSFLFADLHPHVVAMPLDILFLALVMETFLAGIEGWRRKELILAQILTLGTVAAVNTWNFPTLVAIAFSALLLTLYREMRWRGTGFLPLISPVLALVLFSPFFLSYKPVSAGIGIVRHPTGWVPFVTFWGFFLVASTLAGFSSLYPWKFPRRKVLVVMLGAAALVLAFKRLWAPLTILLALIPFLMALLNREKTRQESFSYLLVVVGFAVVIGCEFFYFKDFLQGSEYYRMNTVFKFYVQAWVLLGLGLAFPFQAFLSWRQKGWEAAKALTLLLLVLSFVFLLPGTAARVRDRFPNASPPLGTLDGMEFMRYGSFFWPDDKHPIDLRYDYEAIRWLLEHVRGTPVLAEAPVGYYREFGVRVASFTGLPTLLGMHQSEQRYGDQVGKRAEEAWQLFASTDLGLTLKLVRKLRIGYIYIGQLERILYSSESLAKFDALAQEGWLEVVFRNERTVIYKTYIAQ
- a CDS encoding aldehyde ferredoxin oxidoreductase family protein, yielding MPYIYHGRLLYVDLETGSIQEIPVEEEDVRKFFMGSGLGAELFRRDEAYRKPPLSPQSPLYILAGLLTGSFIPTACKTSFCARSPLTEIWCEATVGGYFGAMLRFAGYDGLIFTGKAETPLYLWVTEGKAELRDASHLWGLDVYRTAEAIRAETHPKAQIAAIGPAGENQVFTASVMIGGLDGRAAGRGGMGAVMGSKNLKAVAAFGTTRLRYYDEPGLKEEVRQANARIKENTVALSLWGTAGGVLRAEAYGDFPLKNWREGSWPEGAEKISGQRIRETIFVRDYRCFACPIACGKDVKLKRGHQEVIVSGPEYETVAGFGGMCLIDNLEAIAEANDLCNRLGLDTISVSSAIAFAIEAFERGLLSEKDTGGYSLRWGDPEGVLSLVEDIAYRRGLGELLAMGVRRAAEALGPQAQEFAVHVKGMEVPYHDPRAFTGMALNYATANRGACHLESLTYWVGYGVRIDELYIPEDYHPHSSRGKARMVVDFQNYMTLYNALGLCKFAGRANLPPSLLARWLNLALGWEITGEELMATGERLFNLKRALNVEMGITRADDTLPDRLLKEPRPSGGAAGVLPELESMLEEYYRIRRWDEKGKPIS